From Vitis vinifera cultivar Pinot Noir 40024 chromosome 5, ASM3070453v1, the proteins below share one genomic window:
- the LOC100251180 gene encoding uncharacterized protein LOC100251180 — MSASMATTNGFDPSGDLEKKDKLSMESVKEVVAISSSEAQPEESERKARVDAVWEQMNKGVSVKALKNNKPSSTVNRTSHKTSTGWMTYLGLGPKKRGSLQQGVQQKESAITQNGTNDEAKRLAAAALSAVKDAAAAAAAASGRGKVEIVEVRDFAGEEIEVKKLVDAASKEASEKAKGPAGTTSAVDAVLEQIKKKPKLSVLDKTKMDWGGFKEDNKGLEEELDAYKKSSNQYLDKVSFLQRADYREFERERDARLALHARRRPDMSEDP; from the exons ATGTCGGCTTCAATGGCTACAACCAATGGATTCGACCCCTCAG GTGATTTGGAAAAGAAGGACAAGTTATCAATGGAGTCTGTCAAAGAAGTTGTAGCTATTTCAAGCTCAGAGGCACAGCCTGAAGAAAGTG AAAGGAAAGCTCGGGTAGATGCTGTGTGGGAGCAAATGAATAAAGGAGTATCTGTTAAGGCGCTGAAAAATAACAAGCCTAGTTCAACTGTGAACAGAACGTCACATAAAACTTCCACT GGCTGGATGACATATCTGGGCCTGGGGCCAAAGAAGAGAGGATCTCTTCAGCAAGGTGTACAACAGAAGGAATCTGCTATTACACAGAATGGCACCAACGATGAGGCGAAGAGACTTGCTGCTGCTGCTCTTTCAGCAGTTAAGGATGCTGCAGCTGCTGCAGCTGCTGCTTCAGGCAGAGGAAAAGTTGAA ATAGTGGAGGTACGGGACTTTGCGGGTGAAGAGATAGAAGTAAAGAAGCTTGTTGATGCTGCTTCAAAGGAGGCATCTGAAAAGGCCAAAGGTCCAGCTGGTACCACATCTGCAGTTGATGCTGTTCTAGAACAAATCAAGAAGAAACCAAAACTGAGTGTGCTTGACAAGACAAAAATGGACTGGGGTGGGTTCAAGGAAGACAACAAAGGTCTAGAAGAGGAGTTGGATGCATATAAGAAGAGCTCAAACCAGTATCTGGACAAGGTTTCTTTCTTACAGCGAGCAGATTACAGGGAATTTGAGAGGGAGAGGGATGCTCGGCTGGCTTTGCACGCCAGAAGAAGGCCAGATATGAGTGAGGATCCATGA
- the LOC100246037 gene encoding dihydrolipoyl dehydrogenase, mitochondrial: MAMALARRSKNLYSCGVLRYSLSLTSFSRGFASAGSDENDVVVIGGGPGGYVAAIKAAQLGLKTTCIEKRGTLGGTCLNVGCIPSKALLHSSHMYHEAKHSFASHGVKFPSVEVDLPAMMGQKDKAVANLTRGIEGLFKKNKVNYVKGYGKFISPSEVSVDTIEGGNAVVKGKNIIIATGSDVKSLPGITIDEKRIVSSTGALALSEIPKKLVVVGAGYIGLEMGSVWARLGSEVTVVEFAPDIVPTMDGEIRKQFQRALEKQKMKFMVKTKVAGVDTSGDLVKLTLEPAAGGEQSTLEADVVLVSAGRSPFTAGLGLDKIGVETDKIGRILVNEKFSTNVSGVYAIGDVIPGPMLAHKAEEDGVACVEMIAGKAAHVDYDMVPGVVYTHPEVASVGKTEEQVKALGVEYCVGKFPLLANSRAKAIDDAEGLVKILAEKETDKILGVHIFGPNAGELIHEAVLALHYGASSEDIARTCHAHPTMSEALKEAAMATYDKPIHI, from the exons ATGGCGATGGCTCTAGCGAGAAGAAGCAAGAATCTCTACTCATGTGGTGTTCTGCGGTATTCTCTCTCGCTCACTTCCTTCTCTAGGGGTTTCGCCTCTGCTGGATCTGATGAAAACGACGTCGTTGTAATTGGTGGCGGCCCCGGCGGCTATGTGGCCGCCATTAAAGCTGCCCAGCTTGGTCTCAAGACCACCTGTATCGAGAAGCGCGGCACTCTCGGCGGTACCTGTCTCAACGTCGGTTGTATTCCTTCCAAG GCCCTTCTTCATTCCTCCCACATGTACCATGAAGCCAAGCATTCATTTGCCAGCCATGGTGTGAAGTTCCCATCTGTTGAGGTTGATCTACCTGCCATGATGGGCCAGAAGGATAAAGCTGTAGCTAATCTTACTCGAGGTATTGAAGGtctatttaagaaaaataaagtgaaCTACGTCAAAGGCTATGGGAAATTCATCTCCCCATCAGAAGTTTCTGTGGACACCATTGAAGGTGGTAATGCTGTTGTGAAggggaaaaatataattattgctACTGGTTCTGATGTGAAGTCTCTACCTGGGATCACCATTGATGAGAAGAGAATTGTATCGTCAACTGGAGCTTTAGCTTTGTCAGAAATTCCTAAGAAACTTGTGGTTGTTGGGGCTGGATACATCGGCCTGGAGATGGGTTCAGTTTGGGCACGACTTGGCTCAGAGGTCACGGTAGTTGAGTTTGCCCCAGACATTGTTCCAACCATGGATGGGGAAATCCGCAAGCAATTTCAGCGTGCTCTCGAGAAGCAAAAGATGAAGTTCATGGTCAAAACAAAGGTAGCAGGTGTTGACACATCTGGAGATCTTGTTAAATTGACACTTGAACCAGCAGCTGGTGGTGAGCAGAGCACACTTGAAGCTGATGTTGTACTTGTCTCAGCTGGTAGATCTCCATTCACAGCTGGACTTGGGTTGGACAAGATTGGAGTGGAAACTGATAAGATTGGACGAATTTTAgtcaatgaaaaattttctacAAATGTTTCAGGTGTCTATGCTATTGGTGATGTAATTCCAGGTCCCATGTTAGCTCACAAGGCAGAGGAGGATGGGGTTGCATGTGTAGAGATGATAGCAGGCAAGGCAGCTCATGTGGACTATGATATGGTCCCTGGGGTTGTCTATACGCATCCTGAGGTGGCTTCTGTTGGGAAGACTGAGGAGCAGGTGAAAGCACTTGGGGTGGAGTATTGTGTTGGGAAGTTCCCATTGTTGGCAAACAGCAGGGCAAAGGCCATTGATGATGCAGAAGGACTGGTCAAGATCCTGGCTGAGAAGGAGACAGACAAAATATTGGGAGTCCACATTTTTGGACCTAATGCTGGAGAGCTTATTCACGAGGCAGTGTTGGCCTTGCACTATGGAGCATCAAGCGAGGACATAGCTCGCACATGCCATGCACATCCAACAATGAGTGAAGCATTGAAGGAAGCTGCAATGGCTACTTATGACAAGCCCATTCACATTTAG
- the LOC100240944 gene encoding probable protein phosphatase 2C 49 — protein sequence MLDLPPSSPSPSSPILQAVRASQEPVAAEFAATRFESVVDCSDIIQEAVIESSTIKFVPSIRSGSYADIGLRKSMEDEHIRIDDLSAEVGPLFRCSLPSAFYAVFDGHGGPEAAAYIKRNVMRLFFEDVDIPQMSEINDIFLEELENCHRKAFLLADLALADECTVSSSCGTTALTALILGRHLLVANVGDCRAVLCRKGQAVQMSQDHRPSYLPECKRVEAVGGYILDGYLNDLSVTRALGDWGMKFPDGSPSPLIAEPDFRQIILTEDDEFLIIGCDGIWDAMPNQHAVSLVRRGMRRHNNPQQCARDLVMEALRLHTPDNLTAIVICFSSPDHSEAFPPPQRLRFRCCSLSEEARNRLKSLLEG from the exons ATGTTGGACTTGCCGCCGTCTTCGCCTTCACCTTCTTCTCCGATTCTTCAAGCCGTTCGCGCTTCTCAGGAGCCTGTCGCCGCGGAGTTCGCCGCAACGCGCTTTGAATCG GTTGTTGATTGCTCAGATATCATTCAAGAAGCTGTTATCGAGTCTTCCACGATCAAGTTTGTCCCAAGCATCCGATCTGGTAGCTATGCTGACATTGGGCTGCGAAAATCCATGGAGGATGAGCACATTAGGATTGATGATCTTTCTGCTGAGGTGGGGCCCCTCTTCAGGTGTTCACTTCCAAGTGCCTTCTATGCAGTGTTTGATGGGCATGGAGGCCCTGAAGCAGCAGCTTATATCAAGAGGAATGTCATGAGGCTGTTTTTTGAAGATGTTGATATACCACAAATGTCTGAAATTAATGATATTTTCTTAGAGGAATTGGAAAATTGTCATCGCAAGGCATTTTTATTGGCTGATCTTGCCTTGGCTGATGAATGCACTGTTAGCAGTTCATGTGGAACAACAGCCTTGACCGCTCTAATACTCGGAAG GCATCTACTAGTGGCCAATGTTGGTGACTGTCGAGCAGTTCTCTGCAGGAAAGGACAAGCAGTCCAGATGTCTCAAGATCACAGACCGAGTTATCTCCCAGAGTGCAAGCGTGTCGAGGCCGTAGGTGGTTACATTCTCGACGGGTATCTCAACGATCTCTCCGTCACCCGAGCCCTCGGAGACTGGGGAATGAAATTCCCTGATGGTTCTCCATCACCTCTCATTGCTGAGCCAGACTTTCGACAGATTATTCTAACAGAAGACGATGAGTTCCTGATTATTGGCTGCGATGGGATCTGGGATGCCATGCCGAACCAGCATGCAGTCAGCCTGGTTCGCCGTGGAATGAGGCGGCACAACAACCCGCAGCAGTGTGCTAGAGACCTCGTCATGGAAGCATTACGGCTACACACACCGGATAATCTCACTGCGATTGTCATCTGCTTCTCTTCCCCCGATCACAGTGAGGCATTCCCACCACCACAGAGGCTGAGGTTCAGATGCTGTAGTCTCTCCGAGGAAGCCCGAAACAGGCTGAAGAGCTTGCTGGAAGGCTAA